The following proteins are encoded in a genomic region of Stegostoma tigrinum isolate sSteTig4 chromosome 10, sSteTig4.hap1, whole genome shotgun sequence:
- the synj2bp gene encoding synaptojanin-2-binding protein, with protein MSRDSHSALTQEIRLKRGASGLGFNIIGGTDHQHFCNDSAIYVTKIKKDGPAGLDGRLKEQDQILAINGRELRNLTHQEAVEIFRNSGDEVTLLVLKKLKPKNNEIHISGFSPLVLTALGITVLAIVVYMKYRHRL; from the exons ATGAGCCGGGACTCACACAGCGCTCTGACCCAGGAAATCCGCCTCAAGCGAGGCGCTTCAG GGTTGGGATTCAATATTATTGGAGGAACTGACCACCAGCACTTCTGTAACGATTCTGCAATTTATGTTACCAAAATTAAAAAAGATGGACCTGCAGGTCTTGATGGGCGTTTAAAGGAGCAAGACCAAATCTTAGCA ATAAATGGGCGAGAGCTCCGTAACTTGACACACCAGGAAGCAGTGGAAATCTTTCGAAATTCAGGTGATGAGGTGACACTACTCGTCTTAAAAAAG CTAAAACCCAAGAATAATGAAATCCACATCTCTGGTTTCTCACCACTAGTATTGACAGCGCTGGGCATAACGGTGTTGGCAATTGTTGTATACATGAAATATCGTCATAGATTATAA